A portion of the Acidisarcina polymorpha genome contains these proteins:
- a CDS encoding DUF4126 family protein — MTLTVVLALAFLIGCVCGLRSMTGPALVCWGAHFGWLQLDGSKLGFLHNNISLAVFTLLALGELVADKLPFIPSRITPGPLVVRFLFGAVCGVAFCVSSGAAWLLGAILGGIGAVAGAYAGYHLRYRLTTASGLPDIVVALVEDVVAIGGGLLIVSRF; from the coding sequence GTTTTGGCCTTGGCGTTTTTGATCGGCTGCGTCTGCGGCTTGCGCTCGATGACTGGTCCCGCACTGGTTTGCTGGGGCGCTCATTTCGGGTGGCTACAACTGGATGGCTCAAAGCTGGGCTTCCTTCACAACAACATCTCGCTGGCGGTCTTTACCCTGCTGGCTCTCGGCGAATTGGTTGCGGACAAACTCCCGTTCATTCCCAGCAGGATAACGCCAGGCCCGCTGGTGGTGAGGTTTCTATTCGGTGCCGTTTGTGGAGTCGCATTTTGCGTTTCCAGTGGCGCGGCGTGGCTTCTGGGTGCGATCCTCGGCGGCATTGGCGCCGTAGCTGGAGCCTATGCCGGCTACCATCTTCGCTATCGGCTTACAACCGCGAGCGGACTCCCGGACATTGTCGTCGCTTTGGTTGAGGATGTGGTCGCCATTGGCGGCGGATTGCTGATCGTTTCGCGCTTTTAG
- a CDS encoding maltotransferase domain-containing protein has product MAKSIYGYKRVVIEGVTPEVDSGRFPIKRVLEDVVTIEADVFADGHDLVAARLLFKREDATEWQSVYMTALGNDRWRGEFPVSEIGRYVYTVAGAIDRFGTWRSDLTKRIAAGQDVAIELLHGALILDHFAGLATGVEAARLTAWADVLRTQSTEESSRVLAISDEVLALVRKYPDKAFETNYDRELAIVVEREKARFSSWYELFPRSQGPSATVHGTFADCEARLPYVAELGFDVLYFPPIHPIGRAFRKGKNNTTTAEPGDVGSPWAIGAKEGGHTAILSDLGTLADFKHLLAKAKEFGLEIALDIAFQASPDHPWVTEHPTWFKHRADGTIQYAENPPKKYQDIYPLDFESRDWTGLWDALRDVFLYWAEQGVRIFRVDNPHTKAFPFWGWAIPEIKREYPDALFLSEAFTRPRVSQRLAKVGFTQAYTYFTWRNTKQELTEYLEELNEYPLKEYFWPNFWPNTPDILPVSLQSGGEPAFLARLVMAATMTSNYGIYGAAFELMESVPFKPGSEEYLNSEKYEIKHWDLDSPVSLKNYIAQVNAIRRENKALQANDGLGFHPTDNPYLLSYSKSTKDGLNRILVVVNLDPTRVQSGFVTLDLAALGLKDDQSFVVHDLLTDRRYSWSGQRNYVELRPAELPAHIFRISDELI; this is encoded by the coding sequence ATGGCGAAATCGATCTACGGATACAAGCGAGTGGTCATTGAAGGAGTGACGCCGGAGGTCGATTCAGGCCGTTTTCCGATCAAGAGGGTTTTGGAGGATGTTGTGACCATCGAAGCGGATGTATTCGCCGATGGACACGACCTGGTGGCCGCCCGCCTACTCTTCAAAAGGGAAGATGCCACCGAGTGGCAGTCCGTCTATATGACCGCTCTCGGGAACGACCGCTGGCGCGGCGAATTCCCGGTTTCGGAGATTGGACGCTACGTCTATACCGTGGCCGGTGCCATTGACCGCTTCGGTACCTGGCGAAGCGATTTGACGAAACGCATTGCGGCCGGTCAAGACGTCGCGATTGAGCTCCTGCATGGTGCGTTGATTCTCGATCATTTTGCCGGGCTGGCTACCGGGGTGGAGGCGGCGAGATTGACGGCATGGGCCGATGTCCTGAGAACCCAGAGCACGGAGGAATCGAGCAGGGTTCTGGCGATCTCCGACGAGGTTCTGGCGCTGGTCCGGAAGTACCCTGACAAGGCTTTCGAGACGAATTACGACCGTGAGCTGGCAATTGTTGTGGAGCGGGAAAAGGCACGGTTTTCCAGCTGGTATGAACTATTCCCGCGTTCGCAGGGACCTTCGGCGACCGTTCACGGAACCTTCGCCGACTGCGAAGCACGTTTGCCGTATGTTGCGGAACTGGGATTCGATGTTCTATATTTTCCGCCCATTCATCCAATTGGAAGGGCCTTTCGCAAGGGGAAGAACAATACCACAACGGCAGAGCCGGGCGACGTTGGAAGTCCCTGGGCAATCGGGGCGAAGGAAGGTGGCCACACCGCGATCTTGTCGGATCTGGGAACGCTCGCCGATTTCAAGCACCTGCTGGCGAAAGCAAAGGAATTCGGTCTTGAGATCGCCCTAGACATCGCTTTTCAGGCATCCCCCGATCACCCTTGGGTTACCGAGCATCCGACTTGGTTCAAGCATCGTGCGGATGGAACCATTCAGTACGCCGAGAATCCTCCCAAAAAGTATCAAGACATCTATCCTCTTGATTTCGAGAGCCGCGACTGGACGGGACTTTGGGACGCTCTCCGGGATGTTTTTCTGTATTGGGCAGAGCAAGGGGTACGCATCTTCCGGGTGGACAATCCGCATACAAAAGCATTTCCATTCTGGGGATGGGCGATCCCCGAAATCAAACGCGAGTACCCTGACGCGCTGTTTTTGTCAGAAGCTTTCACGCGGCCTCGAGTGTCTCAACGGCTGGCCAAGGTTGGATTCACGCAGGCGTATACCTACTTCACCTGGCGAAATACAAAGCAGGAATTGACCGAGTATTTAGAGGAGTTGAACGAATATCCGCTGAAGGAATATTTTTGGCCGAACTTCTGGCCGAATACTCCGGACATTCTGCCAGTCAGTCTGCAGAGTGGCGGCGAGCCCGCATTTCTGGCAAGGCTGGTGATGGCGGCGACGATGACGTCGAACTACGGCATCTATGGGGCGGCTTTCGAGTTGATGGAGAGCGTGCCGTTCAAGCCCGGCAGCGAAGAATATCTCAATTCTGAGAAGTACGAGATCAAGCATTGGGATCTGGACTCGCCTGTCAGCCTCAAGAACTATATCGCGCAGGTGAATGCAATCCGCCGCGAAAACAAGGCGCTGCAGGCCAACGACGGGCTCGGATTTCATCCGACGGATAATCCATACCTGCTCTCCTACAGCAAATCTACGAAGGATGGCTTGAACCGCATCCTCGTAGTTGTGAATCTCGACCCGACCAGGGTTCAGTCGGGTTTTGTGACCCTCGATTTGGCAGCCCTTGGGCTGAAGGACGATCAGTCTTTTGTGGTGCACGATCTGCTGACTGATCGACGCTATTCCTGGTCGGGGCAACGGAATTATGTTGAGCTTCGTCCCGCCGAGCTACCCGCGCACATCTTTAGGATTTCAGATGAGCTTATCTGA
- a CDS encoding mercuric reductase — translation MPEIEQFDAIVIGSGQAGNPLAKALAKAGKRTAVIESKHVGGTCVNEGCTPTKTMVASGRVAYLARRGADYGVATGPITINMEKIRERKRAVVKSFREGSERAIKATDCDALIMGEASFAGPKLVRVQAKDGAERLIAAELIFINTGLRSSVPELEGIADVPYLDNASVMELGEVPEHLVVLGGGYIGLEFGQLFRRLGSRVTIVQSGTKLLGREDDDVAEEVRKILVQDGVGVLLNTKAYSVWKDDGGIAVAVSGSEGERTINGSHLLLAVGRVPNTDKLNPAAAGIELDERGYIRVDEFLETNVSGVYALGDVKGGPAFTHISYDDYRVAAANVLEGKRISIAGRMVPSTLFIDPELGRIGLTEAEARSQGLKVRIAKMPASSVARALETDESRGFLKIIVDAETDQILGAAILAVEGGEMASMIQIAMMGKLPFTALRDGIWSHPTWSEALNTVFFNFQH, via the coding sequence ATGCCTGAAATCGAACAATTTGATGCGATTGTGATTGGAAGTGGCCAGGCTGGTAATCCTCTGGCCAAGGCATTGGCGAAGGCCGGTAAGCGGACTGCAGTCATCGAAAGCAAGCATGTTGGCGGCACATGCGTGAATGAAGGCTGCACCCCGACGAAGACCATGGTAGCAAGCGGCCGAGTGGCTTATCTGGCGCGGCGCGGCGCCGACTATGGGGTGGCGACCGGTCCAATCACGATCAATATGGAGAAGATCAGAGAGCGAAAACGCGCCGTTGTTAAAAGCTTTCGCGAAGGGAGCGAAAGAGCGATAAAAGCAACGGATTGCGACGCGCTGATTATGGGAGAAGCCTCCTTCGCCGGCCCGAAGCTGGTCCGAGTACAGGCCAAAGATGGCGCGGAGCGGCTGATCGCTGCGGAACTGATTTTTATTAACACCGGACTTCGATCGAGCGTTCCTGAGCTCGAAGGAATCGCAGACGTGCCGTATCTCGACAACGCATCCGTGATGGAGCTTGGAGAGGTTCCCGAGCACTTGGTGGTGCTCGGTGGCGGCTATATCGGGTTGGAATTCGGGCAGCTTTTTCGGAGACTGGGGAGCCGGGTCACCATCGTTCAATCCGGGACGAAGTTGTTGGGCCGCGAGGATGACGATGTTGCGGAGGAGGTTCGCAAGATTCTTGTCCAGGACGGAGTGGGGGTTCTGCTCAATACCAAGGCCTACTCGGTCTGGAAAGATGACGGCGGTATCGCGGTTGCCGTCAGCGGTTCCGAGGGGGAACGCACAATCAACGGTTCGCATCTATTATTAGCGGTGGGCCGCGTGCCGAATACCGACAAGTTGAACCCCGCGGCGGCGGGAATCGAGTTGGATGAACGCGGGTATATCCGCGTTGATGAATTTTTAGAGACAAACGTGTCAGGGGTCTATGCGCTGGGCGACGTGAAGGGCGGTCCAGCATTTACCCACATTTCATATGACGACTACCGGGTGGCAGCAGCGAACGTCCTCGAGGGGAAGCGGATAAGCATAGCTGGACGCATGGTTCCTTCGACCTTGTTCATCGACCCGGAGTTGGGACGCATCGGCTTGACGGAAGCCGAAGCGCGGTCCCAGGGTTTGAAAGTACGGATTGCCAAGATGCCTGCTAGTTCTGTCGCGCGTGCGCTTGAGACTGATGAGTCCCGGGGATTCTTGAAGATCATCGTCGATGCTGAGACAGATCAGATCCTGGGCGCCGCGATCCTGGCAGTCGAGGGTGGAGAGATGGCTTCGATGATCCAGATCGCTATGATGGGGAAGCTGCCGTTCACGGCTTTACGCGACGGCATCTGGTCGCATCCCACTTGGTCAGAAGCGCTCAATACTGTATTTTTCAATTTTCAACATTGA